The following are encoded in a window of Pelecanus crispus isolate bPelCri1 chromosome 6, bPelCri1.pri, whole genome shotgun sequence genomic DNA:
- the FBXO34 gene encoding F-box only protein 34: MKSSCRAGLHREPLNSTSSTFHQVKRVSGMHLKPYLKLQKKERSPEISQDSLRGPPMSRQRSAQEEKYANNCTKLSVFPKPSLVTPSRKLLGIIYPNTMCNMNGKGPADGPSAREKKNGLSATIHQGEEGEGPLDVWAVVKPGNTKEKIAFFAAQQCSSSNRLGSMKIKSTWDIDGRTAKRRKKSVDLKKAKIQLERMREANARCSQPEPFACGIEHCSVHYVNDNGEGVFPGRSLSVIEMVAFLEQRASALLVDCAKTCTPASTTRLSAQPKGALPSSDPFSSAGACEAHAERGPCGGSEQQQSEPVRVLDMVAKLESECLRRQSEREAGSLSRNNSFRRNVGRVLLANGTQPEGEAGKVSSGVLAPGDGLEEAGVAEAGYGGRCGHPGDTELWDGAASARQPFPSGLDTRMGNVNSGLAHAVLAITAGRSDSETRIEPPRPLPPACPAAARLAPDSLQSKSVTVDCTSKEPVIFPKQSLHAPRKEPLCISISVTKTEKGCRKEKLANSSSSEDPLPGRLFFLQSDQPATHEQQPLRASTQEKPGEVAQTEDEDALASDRSCVRSSVPTEPSALSVPPTEGALQVLDASCLKRQVSHDFLETRFKIQQLLEPQQYMAFLPHHIIVKIFGLLPTRSLVALKCTCYYFKFIIEYYNIRPADSRWVRDPRYREDPCKQCKKKYVKGDVSLCRWHPKPYCQALPYGPGYWMCCHRSQKGIPGCKLGLHDNHWVPACHSFNRAIHKKNRGAGAEAEEEY; this comes from the coding sequence gGTTTCTGGTATGCACTTAAAGCCATATCTCAAGTTACAGAAGAAAGAGCGATCTCCAGAAATAAGCCAGGATTCCCTGAGAGGCCCACCTATGAGCCGTCAGAGAtcagcacaagaagaaaaatatgccaACAACTGCACCAAACTGAGCGTCTTCCCAAAACCCTCCCTCGTGACTCCATCTCGAAAGCTTCTGGGGATTATTTATCCAAATACTATGTGCAATATGAATGGGAAAGGTCCGGCGGATGGCCCAAGtgcaagggaaaagaagaacGGCCTCTCTGCGACGATCCATcagggagaagaaggagaagggcCTCTGGATGTCTGGGCTGTCGTGAAACCTGGCAATACAAAGGAGAAGATCGCATTCTTTGCGGcccagcagtgcagcagcagcaaccggCTAGGCTCTATGAAAATTAAGAGCACGTGGGATATCGATGGAAGAACAGCTAAACGCAGGAAAAAATCAGTCGAtcttaaaaaagccaaaattcAACTGGAAAGAATGAGGGAGGCGAACGCCAGGTGCTCCCAGCCGGAGCCTTTTGCCTGCGGCATTGAGCACTGCTCGGTGCATTACGTGAACGATAACGGTGAGGGTGTGTTCCCGGGCCGGTCCCTCTCGGTGATAGAGATGGTGGCTTTTCTGGAGCAACGAGCAAGTGCTTTACTGGTAGACTGTGCTAAAACTTGCACGCCTGCTTCTACTACGAGGCTGAGCGCTCAGCCTAAAGGCGCGCTCCCCAGCTCAGACCCTTTCTCCTCCGCCGGGGCATGCGAGGCGCACGCGGAGAGGGGACCCTGCGGCGGTAgcgagcagcagcagagcgAGCCCGTGCGCGTGCTGGACATGGTGGCCAAGCTGGAGTCGGAGTGCCTGAGGCGGCAGAGCGAGCGGGAGGCCGGGAGCCTCTCGCGGAACAACAGCTTCCGCAGAAACGTCGGGAGGGTGCTCCTGGCGAACGGCACCCAGCCCGAGGGAGAGGCGGGGAAGGTCTCCTCGGGGGTCCTGGCTCCGGGGGATGGCTTGGAGGAGGCAGGGGTGGCAGAGGCTGGATACGGAGGGCGGTGTGGTCATCCGGGTGACACCGAGTTGTGGGATGGCGCTGCCTCTGCTCGGCAGCCTTTTCCTTCTGGGCTGGATACTCGGATGGGGAATGTGAATTCGGGACTTGCTCATGCGGTGTTGGCGATAACCGCCGGCAGGAGCGATTCTGAAACGCGAATTGAGCCTCCCAGACCTCTGCCGCCTGCGTGTCCCGCTGCCGCCAGGTTGGCGCCGGATTCCTTGCAGAGCAAGAGCGTGACTGTTGATTGTACGTCGAAAGAGCCTGTAATTTTCCCAAAGCAGAGTCTGCACGCTCCTAGGAAGGAGCCCTTATGCATCAGCATATCGGTCACCAAGACTGAGAAAGGATGCAGGAAAGAGAAGCTCGCTAACTCCAGTTCTAGTGAAGATCCGCTCCCAGGGAGGCTCTTTTTTCTCCAGTCTGACCAGCCCGCCACTCACGAGCAACAGCCGCTACGGGCAAGTACCCAAGAAAAGCCAGGAGAAGTAGCCCAAACTGAGGATGAGGATGCTTTGGCATCTGACAGATCATGCGTCAGAAGCAGCGTCCCTACAGAGCCATCTGCCCTTTCTGTTCCTCCGACAGAAGGGGCTTTGCAAGTACTTGATGCTTCCTGCTTAAAAAGGCAGGTTTCGCATGACTTTCTGGAGACCAGGTTTAAAATTCAGCAGCTTTTGGAGCCTCAGCAGTATATGGCCTTCCTGCCTCACCACATCATAGTGAAGATTTTTGGATTGCTTCCTACTAGGAGTCTGGTTGCCCTAAAATGCACTTGCTACTACTTCAAATTCATCATCGAATACTACAACATCAGGCCAGCGGACTCCCGCTGGGTCCGCGATCCCCGCTACAGAGAAGACCCTTGCAAGCAGTGCAAGAAGAAGTACGTGAAAGGGGACGTATCGCTGTGCCGGTGGCACCCCAAACCATACTGTCAAGCTTTACCCTACGGGCCTGGGTACTGGATGTGCTGTCACCGGTCTCAGAAGGGCATCCCGGGCTGTAAGTTGGGTCTTCATGACAATCATTGGGTTCCTGCCTGCCACAGCTTTAACAGAGCTATTcataagaaaaacagaggagCGGGAGCTGAAGCGGAAGAGGAGTATTAG